GCCGCCGAAGGGGTCTATGTAACGGCCGGTCCTCGGGCAGAAGGCTATGGCGTTTATCGTAAAATCGCGCCGGGCGAGATCTTCCTCCATGGAGGTGCCGAACTCGACCGTGGCGCGCCGTCCGTCGGTGGAGAGCTCCCTCCTGAAGGTGGTGACCTCGAAGTTGATCCCGCCGAGGACCACCGTTACGGTGCCGTGAGCCAGGCCGGTCGGTACGGAGAAGAACTCCTCTCCGGAGAATATCTCCATCACCTCCTCGGGCCTCGCGCCGGTTGCGATATCCACGTCGCTCTGCACCCTCTTCATCAGAAGGTCGCGCACGCACCCGCCGACCAGAAAGGACTCAAAGCCCTTCTCGTGGAGCATGTCTATTATACTCCTGGCGCCTTCAAGCATAGAACCGTCTCTCAAGTACCAAAAAAAAGGCCCCCACCTGACGGTGGGGGCCTTTTTTACTTACGTCTAAACGTTTTACCTGGGTATAACGTTTGTGGCCTTCTGGCCCTTGGCGTCCTCAGTGATCTCGAACTCTACACTCTGTCCTTCCGCGAGTGTCTTAAAACCCTCGGACTGGATGGACGAGAAGTGAACGAAAACGTCTTCGCCGGACTCCTGCTCAATGAAGCCAAAACCCTTGGAATCGTTGAACCATTTCACCTTGCCTGTCAACATAGCACAAAACCTCCTTTCTTGATTTTAATAAGTCATCGAGGCTTTGCGCAATCCAAGGTGTCTTACGGCCCTGCTGTACAAATCCTGTCGCAAACTTATCAGTATCCAGCATTACATAAAAAGCCTGTGTTTGTCAACAGTTACTTTAAGCGCCACGGGAGGAGGGGGGGGGCATGGAAATCGCCCCGGGGTTGCCCTTCGGCAGGCCCTTCGACTTTGCTCAGGACTGGCCTGTCGTGAGCCAGTCGAACGGCTCAGGACAGACCTT
This portion of the Thermodesulfobacteriota bacterium genome encodes:
- a CDS encoding cold-shock protein, with product MLTGKVKWFNDSKGFGFIEQESGEDVFVHFSSIQSEGFKTLAEGQSVEFEITEDAKGQKATNVIPR